A part of Aegilops tauschii subsp. strangulata cultivar AL8/78 chromosome 2, Aet v6.0, whole genome shotgun sequence genomic DNA contains:
- the LOC109736065 gene encoding uncharacterized protein — translation MDAMSCLLPPPPASFLSASCSLGPAYYTDAALARALNFSSMPEYEYDYSPAVSSPSSASAPSSSSLLADFPYSAGDGSSWFASTAAPATGSLACDSVLVASDAPPRPPSTPVGAAANKRRAGLGPNAAGAGRAGKRRARASKRAPTTYISTDPANFRLMVQHVMAVQAEPGAPDGSGALLPASFDASSGAALLDCHPFDGALLMPADVDAAELHRHHHQQQQPCYPTLDSWSVMYESSQLL, via the coding sequence ATGGACGCCATGTCGTGCCTGCTGCCGCCACCACCGGCGTCGTTCCTCTCGGCCTCCTGCTCGCTCGGCCCTGCCTACTACACCGACGCCGCCCTCGCGCGCGCGCTGAACTTCTCGTCCATGCCCGAGTACGAGTACGACTACTCCCCCGCGGTCTCCTCCCCGTCCTCCGCCTcggcgccctcctcctcctccctcctcgcGGACTTCCCGTACAGCGCGGGCGATGGCAGCAGCTGGTTCGCCTCCACGGCCGCGCCGGCGACGGGTTCACTCGCCTGCGACTCCGTCCTTGTCGCGTCAGACGCGCCGCCGCGTCCGCCGTCCACCCCCGTGGGCGCCGCGGCGAACAAGAGGCGGGCGGGCCTGGGGCCCAACGCGGCGGGCGCGGGGCGCGCCGGGAAGCGGCGCGCGCGGGCGTCGAAGCGCGCGCCCACCACGTACATCAGCACCGACCCCGCCAACTTCCGGCTCATGGTGCAGCACGTGATGGCCGTCCAGGCCGAGCCGGGCGCGCCCGATGGAAGCGGCGCACTCCTGCCCGCGTCGTTCGACGCGTCTTCCGGCGCGGCGCTGCTGGACTGCCACCCGTTCGACGGCGCGCTGCTGATGCCGGCCGACGTGGACGCCGcggagctccatcgccaccaccaccagcagcagcagccgtgCTACCCGACGCTGGACTCGTGGAGCGTCATGTACGAGAGCAGCCAGCTGCTCTAG